DNA sequence from the Liolophura sinensis isolate JHLJ2023 chromosome 1, CUHK_Ljap_v2, whole genome shotgun sequence genome:
TGTGAATGCGTTCAAGATAATCTTTTAGAGGTTAGATGATGACATTCTGAGGTTGTGCAGTAGGGTACCACcgtgtcagttacatgtaggtgtctgaAGACACTTTGAGGGAACACCTGAGGGTCATCCACACAGCCTGAGGTACACAATGGAACACTAGAGGGGCATCAATGCACAGCTGTTACGTCCATGTCCTAAATGCGATACATTTCTTCTGACCTCAGGAGTGGATCTTCTCCATGTGGTGTTCAACTGTTCATGTGGTGTTAACAAGTACAACTGAAATGTACTATTAGTGCATGGGATACGGACCTTTAGGATTGCGACCGATTAGGTGGGTTGAGTTCAGAGACATAGTCACATAGTTGAGAAGCGCAATGTTCTTAATCTTAACAAGAGACATCTTATCTGCTCCCACATAAATGAACAGAAGTTCGAGAGCCATAATTTAAAAGAGACCTTTAATTAGGAATGAACTGACGTTGAAAATGTGGCGTAAGTGAAGTTGTTCATAGAATTACAGAAATACTGCGGCCATGGTATCTTTACGCTCAGACAGTACCAGAGGTTTGAACCCGGTACCTATCACTTCTGTCACATATCTAGGAGCAATCGTCGTCTTTTTACTGGGTAGCAATCTGCGTGGGTTACCAGAGTTCAAACAGCCGGGCCCTGGAGCTTGGTTACCAGAGACTCTCTCCAGTGCCAGTCACATCCCCACCTTTATCACCATGGCAGCTTGGGGAGAACATTACGTACGTCGCTTTGCAGAGGTGTTGTTTGTGCATAACTACAAACGCAAAATGACATGGGTGGAGAGTTTTGGCGCACCGCTATATTACTGGCTATTCGGCTTTTTTATTGGCTGGTCCGTTAACTACAAGCTCTCTTACCACAGCCCTCATTTGGGATTTTACTGTGCCGGATTAGCTTTGTTCATCGCTGGCGAAGTAGGTAACTGTGTTTGTCACGTGATGCTTAAAAACTTAAGGAAACCACCAGATTCAGCCGATGAGACGCCATCTTTGCCAACCTCCAGCCACGTTATTCCTCGTGGATTTCTGTTTGAACTGGTCTCGTGTCCCCACTACTTCTGTGAGATTGTTACCTGGTTTGGATTCCTCATGATGACGTTTACATTAGCAGTGGCTTTGTTCCTTCTGGCCTCCGTTATAACTCTGATTTCATTATCAAAGGACAAACATAAAGCCTATACAGATGAGTTTAATGGAGACAACGGCAAGGAAATGTACCCACCATCTAGAAAAGCACTCATACCTTTTATACTTTGAGAGTTTTCCTCAAGGCTCTCATCGATACATTctaaacattaatctgttaattttagcagaaagtctgttgtctgagtgatgctagaacgtgt
Encoded proteins:
- the LOC135462125 gene encoding very-long-chain enoyl-CoA reductase-like; this encodes MVSLRSDSTRGLNPVPITSVTYLGAIVVFLLGSNLRGLPEFKQPGPGAWLPETLSSASHIPTFITMAAWGEHYVRRFAEVLFVHNYKRKMTWVESFGAPLYYWLFGFFIGWSVNYKLSYHSPHLGFYCAGLALFIAGEVGNCVCHVMLKNLRKPPDSADETPSLPTSSHVIPRGFLFELVSCPHYFCEIVTWFGFLMMTFTLAVALFLLASVITLISLSKDKHKAYTDEFNGDNGKEMYPPSRKALIPFIL